In Leishmania donovani BPK282A1 complete genome, chromosome 28, one DNA window encodes the following:
- a CDS encoding oligomeric golgi complex component 8, putative: MTTSSAEEVRVRQSIVNCAVDHYELLTNAQAANVAAASLSSNAEDTAKELTASLQTLHSWSQLLQYAGQLWRQEKAQLHSAVMSHQKIVALMESPALVEECVRQTMFHEALLIFDHVMMLCQHMSDVYVFQRLQKEVVDTMEQAVNAHVLPMLSGGLTVDTAYKAISLLRRLGGSPASLRALFLRSRAAYIRQLLQEAESSVVPYSLILKYITVYKVHVNEVTLQYKACFPSSTEAQQRQATEELSLWCQEQAHMFMHLMAAALQHLHNGSELALVVQQCSSCSSASARVHTDVLGLLGSILVQKVQGLFAEGMRQARITYRTAMQTSSWRVSVYCHNNSTLTSSTGIQAPPTISDTPAVQLAQWLPLAYALNGMLASFNAIRKCLLPGVEAPCGEEVRQLVCEVGQDMLNDAPLLDTMYSAERAVFVTFVKAFQRLWYPYVLHLVGRLLGPAHREDLEDRTQALMYGIGELLFAVESPSTVPAAEGASSVAPAHPHASTILATPTPDFTTAPAAAPSVPPASTNSAPT; encoded by the coding sequence ATGACAACTTCCTCCGCCGAGGAGGTCCGGGTGCGGCAGTCCATTGTGAACTGTGCAGTCGATCACTACGAGCTGTTGACCAACGCGCAGGCCGCAAacgtggcggccgcgtcgctcTCCAGCAATGCCGAAGACACCGCTAAAGAGCTGACAGCATCCTTGCAAACACTGCACTCCTGGTCGCAGCTTCTCCAGTATGCGGGGCAGTTGTGGCGGCAAGAGaaagcgcagctgcacagcgcGGTCATGAGTCACCAGAAAATCGTGGCTCTCATGGAGTCGCCTGCCTTAGTGGAGGAGTGCGTGCGGCAGACAATGTTCCACGAGGCGCTCCTCATATTCGACCACGTCATGATGCTGTGTCAGCACATGAGCGACGTGTACGTTTTTCAGAGATTGCAGAAGGAAGTGGTGGACACAATGGAGCAGGCGGTGAACGCGCATGTGCTGCCGATGCTGTCGGGTGGGCTCACGGTGGACACGGCGTACAAAGCCATCTCCCTCCTTCGTCGCCTTGGCGGCTCCCCGGCGTCGTTGCGTGCACTCTtcctgcgcagccgcgctgcgtACATtcgtcagctgctgcaggaagCTGAATCCAGCGTGGTGCCCTACTCTCTCATCCTCAAGTACATCACGGTGTACAAGGTGCACGTGAACGAGGTGACGCTGCAGTACAAGGCGTGCTTCCCGTCCAGCACCGAGGCCCAGCAACGGCAAGCGACGGAGGAGCTGAGCCTGTGGTGTCaggagcaggcgcacatGTTCATGCACctcatggcggcggcgctccagCACCTTCACAACGGCTCTGAACTGGCGCtcgtggtgcagcagtgcagcagctgctcgagtgCCAGTGCGCGGGTGCACACAGACGTGCTTGGGCTCCTGGGCAGCATACTTGTCCAGAAGGTGCAGGGACTCTTCGCTGAAGGCATGCGGCAGGCCCGGATCACCTATCGCACCGCCATGCAGACCTCCTCGTGGCGTGTTTCTGTGTACTGTCACAACAACTCGACGCTGACGTCGTCTACGGGGATCCAGGCCCCTCCGACTATTAGCGACACGCCAGCCGTGCAGCTAGCTCAGTGGCTGCCGCTCGCGTACGCGCTCAACGGGATGCTCGCCTCCTTCAACGCCATCCGCAAGTGTCTGTTACCAGGGGTTGAGGCACCGTGTGGGGAGGAAGTGCGACAGCTGGTGTGCGAGGTGGGACAGGACATGCTGAATGACGCGCCTCTGCTCGACACAATGTACAGCGCTGAACGGGCAGTGTTTGTGACCTTTGTGAAGGCGTTTCAACGGCTGTGGTACCCATATGTACTGCACCTGGTCGGCCGCCTTCTCGGACCTGCGCACCGCGAGGACTTGGAGGACCGCACGCAGGCTCTAATGTATGGCATTGGAGAGCTTCTGTTTGCGGTAGagtcgccgtcgacggtgcCGGCTGCAGAAGGTGCGAGCTCCGTGGCGCCGGCACACCCGCATGCATCGACGATACTTGCTACACCGACACCAGACTTCACCACcgctccagctgcggcgccttcggtgccgccggcgtcaaCGAACTCTGCACCGACCTAG
- a CDS encoding glutamate dehydrogenase, putative: MASSCLKYASVDDFIAKCVLSRDPHQPEFTQAVREVMTSLWPFLQKNPKYTQDGLLERIVEPERVIQFRVPWVDDKGVTHVNRAFRVQFNSAIGPYKGGMRFHPSVNLSILKFLGFEQTFKNSLTTLPMGGGKGGADFDPKGKSDSEVMRFCQSLVAELYRHIGADTDVPAGDIGVGSREVGYMNGMYWKLRNTNECTFTGKGLSFQGSAIRPEATGYGLVYFAQSMLMHANDSLEGKTVLVSGSGNVAQYAIEKCMELGAKVITASDSKGYIHDQSGFDKVKLAKLMKLKNERRGTLEEYAKETGVTYVPGKRPWCVKADIALPCATQNEIEATDAKTMVANGVKLVAEGANMPATEEATEIFQKAGVMFAPGKASNAGGVAISGLEMSQNAARLAWNAEEVDSRLRSIMSSIHESCVQYGEKNGKVSYVDGANIAGFVKVADAMLALGIV, translated from the coding sequence ATGGCCTCGAGCTGTCTCAAGTACGCGTCTGTGGACGACTTCATAGCGAAGTGCGTCCTGTCTCGCGACCCGCATCAGCCTGAATTCACGCAGGCTGTCCGCGAGGTGATGACGTCGCTGTGGCCGTTCCTGCAGAAAAACCCCAAGTACACTCAGGATGGCTTGCTGGAGCGCATTGTGGAGCCGGAGCGCGTGATTCAGTTCCGCGTCCCTTGGGTGGATGACAAGGGCGTCACCCACGTCAACCGCGCCTTCCGCGTCCAGTTCAACTCTGCCATCGGCCCCTACAAGGGAGGCATGCGCTTTCACCCCTCCGTCAACCTCTCTATCCTCAAGTTCCTTGGCTTCGAGCAGACCTTCAAGAACTCACTCACGACGCTGCCCATGGGTGGCGGCAAGGGCGGGGCCGACTTCGACCCCAAGGGCaagagcgacagcgaggTGATGCGCTTCTGCCAGTCACTCGTGGCGGAGCTCTACCGGCACATCGGCGCCGACACTGACGTGCCAGCTGGCGACATCGGCGTCGGTAGTCGCGAGGTGGGCTACATGAACGGCATGTACTGGAAGCTACGGAACACGAACGAGTGCACCTTTACCGGTAAGGGCCTCTCCTTCCAGGGCAGTGCGATCCGGCCTGAGGCTACGGGGTACGGCCTCGTGTACTTCGCTCAGTCGATGCTGATGCACGCCAACGACTCTCTCGAGGGAAAGACTGTCCTCGTGTCGGGCTCCGGCAACGTTGCGCAGTACGCGATCGAGAAGTGCATGGAGCTCGGAGCGAAGGTCATTACAGCCTCCGACTCAAAGGGCTACATACACGACCAGAGCGGCTTCGACAAGGTGAAGTTGGCGAAGCTGATGAAGCTGAAGAACGAGCGCCGTGGGACGCTGGAGGAATACGCGAAGGAGACGGGTGTCACGTACGTGCCGGGCAAGCGCCCGTGGTGTGTAAAAGCCGATATCGCCCTCCCGTGCGCCACGCAGAACGAGATCGAGGCGACCGACGCCAAGACGATGGTGGCGAACGGCGTGAAGCTGGTCGCCGAGGGTGCCAACATGCcagcgacggaggaggcTACGGAGATCTTCCAGAAGGCGGGTGTGATGTTCGCCCCTGGCAAGGCCTCCAACGCCGGTGGCGTGGCCATCTCCGGGCTTGAGATGTCGCAGAACGCGGCGCGCCTGGCGTGGAACGCCGAGGAGGTCGACAGCCGCCTGCGCAGCATCATGTCCAGCATCCACGAATCGTGCGTGCAGTACGGCGAAAAGAATGGCAAGGTCAGCTACGTGGACGGCGCAAACATTGCTGGCTTTGTGAAGGTGGCAGATGCCATGCTGGCTCTCGGCATCGTCTAG
- a CDS encoding sodium/sulphate symporter, putative, whose product MKFGKRLQDEIVLEWADYYVSYKRLKQFIHNSELRGSEFSHELFNIITEELAKAEGLFQQLMTDLQEEHDRLMKINPDLPVAPVTKPRKFHRRKKGSSANDEAANEETGFVSTATSSVCDPSVLDGDAVPRHQRTSLGALLKRLFLLLIGDSQVKEVESNTPRALFLEWHSNAHQLQHFAELNLEAIRKSAKKLKKHRRMEDDCTAAIEAELARSRLVTLMPRLRNLLLDVSVDFERKFKVPLDQYANVAMSQEWHARWRYIFVGTALFLVVKRLPVLTEEPAAHNCLALFVLIITLWITEAIPFFCTAMLIPLFAVPLRIVMDPTKRESATATVASQIILGKLFNHVQILVMGGLTIAKAFSRTNLEMYAASMLHRWTAHRPSLYLLGVMLSSCLLCAFVSNVAAPLLVLGVVQRTLWEFPEGTNAPHGILLGLAFACNVGGMLSPIASPQNAVAISALSFYKVSFAQWVGVALPVVLFSVVAAWAVVLIVWRPFVDVPYIPLQVVNTAAEEQVSSATRAVVLVVSAITITLWILPANLFFGDTGIVALIPIVVFFGIGILSKEDFNTLSWHLMFLLAGGNMLGLCARDSRLLDIIAMSMKSTLTDSPPYLTLLVVLVAVGVITTFVSHTVAAMILLPIIVKIGFLMPESAGIMAVTPQSIVMLSALMCSGAMAFPISSFPNVNSLLAEDSKGKLYLRAKDFLFCGTVITLVFTACLVTWMVPLTNYVLPADH is encoded by the coding sequence ATGAAGTTTGGAAAGCGCCTGCAAGATGAGATTGTGCTGGAGTGGGCCGACTACTACGTCAGTTACAAGCGGCTCAAACAGTTCATCCACAACTCCGAgctccgcggcagcgagttCAGCCATGAACTCTTCAACATCATAACAGAGGAACTCGCGAAGGCAGAGGGCCTCTTTCAGCAGCTCATGACGGACCTGCAGGAGGAGCACGACAGACTCATGAAGATTAATCCCGACCTCCCTGTGGCCCCGGTGACAAAACCGCGCAAGTTCCACCGCCGAAaaaagggcagcagcgcgaacgACGAAGCAGCAAACGAGGAGACAGGGTTTgtgagcaccgccaccagctcTGTGTGTGATCCGTCAGTTTTGGACGGGGATGCAGTACCACGCCACCAGCGCACCAGCCTTGGCGCGCTCCTCAAGCGACTTTTTTTACTGCTCATTGGTGACTCGCAGGTGAAGGAAGTGGAGAGCAATACACCGCGAGCACTCTTCCTCGAGTGGCACTCCAACGCGCATCAGCTGCAACACTTCGCGGAGTTAAACCTTGAGGCCATCCGCAAGTCCGCGAAGAAACTGAAGAAGCATCGCCGCATGGAAGACGACTGCACGGCTGCCATCGAGGCCGAACTCGCCCGCTCGCGGCTGGTCACCCTCATGCCGCGTTTGCGCAACCTCTTGTTAGATGTAAGCGTGGACTTTGAACGCAAGTTCAAGGTACCGCTGGACCAGTACGCCAACGTGGCCATGTCGCAGGAGTGGCATGCGAGGTGGCGCTACATCTTCGTCGGGACCGCGCTGTTCCTGGTGGTGAAGCGGCTGCCGGTACTAACGGAGGAGCCGGCGGCCCACAACTGTCTAGCCCTTTTCGTGCTCATAATCACACTGTGGATCACCGAGGCGATTCCGTTCTTCTGCACGGCCATGCTCATTCCGCTCTTCGCTGTTCCGTTGCGCATTGTCATGGACCCGACGAAGCGCGAGAGcgcgacagcgacggtggcgtcgcaGATCATCTTGGGTAAACTCTTCAATCATGTTCAGATTCTTGTCATGGGCGGTCTCACCATCGCCAAGGCGTTTTCGCGCACGAATCTGGAGATGTATGCTGCGAGTATGCTGCATCGGTGGACGGCGCACCGCCCGTCGCTTTATTTGCTTGGTGTGATGTTGTCCAGCTGCCTCTTGTGTGCCTTCGTGTCGAACGTGGCGGCCCCGTTGCTGGTGCTCGGGGTagtgcagcgcacgctgTGGGAGTTCCCAGAGGGGACGAACGCGCCGCACGGCATCCTGCTTGGCCTCGCCTTTGCGTGCAACGTCGGCGGCATGCTCTCGCCCATCGCTTCTCCGCAgaacgccgtcgccatctcAGCGCTGAGCTTTTATAAAGTATCCTTCGCGCAGTGGGTCGGCGTCGCCCTCCCGGTCGTGCTCTTCAGTGTGGTCGCCGCGTGGGCAGTTGTGCTGATTGTATGGCGGCCGTTTGTTGATGTCCCGTATATCCCGCTGCAGGTTGTAAACaccgcggcagaggagcaggTATCTTCCGCGACgcgcgcggtggtgctggtggtgtcGGCTATCACAATCACGCTCTGGATCCTGCCGGCCAATCTGTTCTTTGGCGACACCGGCATCGTGGCTCTCATCCCGATTGTCGTGTTCTTTGGTATCGGCATCTTGTCCAAGGAGGACTTCAACACGCTCTCCTGGCATTTGATGTTCTTGCTTGCCGGAGGTAACATGCTGGGGCTGTGCGCTCGAGACTCTCGCTTGCTTGACATCATTGCTATGAGCATGAAGTCAACCCTGACAGACTCGCCGCCGTACCTCAccctgctggtggtgctCGTCGCCGTGGGCGTCATCACGACCTTCGTGTCTCacacggtggcggcgatgatcTTGCTACCTATAATTGTGAAGATCGGCTTCCTCATGCCCGAGTCTGCTGGCATCATGGCCGTCACTCCACAGTCGATTGTCATGCTGTCCGCCTTGATGTGCTCCGGTGCCATGGCATTCCCTATCAGCTCCTTCCCCAACGTGAACTCGCTGCTGGCCGAGGATTCGAAGGGTAAGTTGTACTTGCGAGCGAAGGACTTCCTCTTTTGTGGTACGGTGATCACGCTGGTGTTCACGGCGTGCCTTGTGACATGGATGGTGCCCCTCACCAACTATGTGCTGCCTGCCGACCATTGA
- a CDS encoding protein kinase, putative — translation MEIAADFARRGLRFVGFLGCGAFGDAYVVRDASDTCFVVKRSKSLVKQSGFLEEYLGMMNLCSLNVVTSHDAWIDHESRVCILMDYCDAGDLGDYLKKGYPLPEEEVLSIVAQLLLGLDHIHKRNRVHRDIKPENIFLSSTRAGGGRWPVAKLGDFGSVKRLSRCGARVVSRVGTPLYLAPEIIAGYAYTSKADIWSMGLVVYRLMVNNSPFRVASVDTHTRCVLRLSPPHPSTLSGYSRALGDCVMAMLSRNWKRRPNAQALLRCDLFQPTLLRHPWIPAPLHVSPCLFVQLRSSLLAVYAAPSERARTLRTLEFGDQVYLSSPRDHSHHGVWLEVLHPFAGFIRNTVKGEPLFDSYASDECMASIGSLTRVLDRAGKQVRRDIS, via the coding sequence ATGGAAATTGCAGCTGACTTTGCCCGCCGTGGGCTACGCTTTGTCGGCTTCCTTGGATGCGGCGCTTTCGGAGACGCGTATGTTGTTCGGGATGCAAGCGACACCTGCTTTGTTGTGAAGCGTTCAAAATCGCTGGTGAAGCAATCCGGCTTTCTTGAGGAGTATCTCGGAATGATGAATCTGTGCAGTCTCAATGTGGTAACGTCCCACGACGCATGGATCGACCACGAGAGCCGGGTCTGTATTCTCATGGACTACTGCGACGCCGGGGATCTTGGTGACTACCTGAAAAAGGGCTACCCCTtgccggaggaggaggtgcttAGTATTGTTGCTCAACTCCTTCTCGGGCTTGATCACATACACAAGAGAAACAGAGTGCACCGTGACATAAAACCGGAAAACATATTCCTCTCATCAACGAGGGCAGGTGGCGGTAGGTGGCCTGTGGCAAAGCTCGGCGATTTCGGTTCGGTGAAGCGCCTTTCGCGCTGTGGTGCGCGCGTCGTTTCGCGCGTCGGCACCCCGCTTTACCTGGCGCCAGAGATTATTGCGGGCTACGCCTACACATCAAAGGCGGATATTTGGAGCATGGGGCTTGTTGTCTATCGTTTGATGGTGAACAATTCGCCGTTTAGGGTCGCCAGTGTGGACACTCACACAAGGTGTGTCCTGAGGCtttcccctcctcacccTAGCACGCTGAGTGGGTACAGCCGAGCGCTTGGGGACTGCGTGATGGCGATGCTGAGCAGAAACTGGAAGCGCCGACCTAACGCTCAAGCACTACTGCGTTGTGATTTGTTTCAACCGACGTTGCTGCGGCATCCCTGGATACCCGCGCCGCTACATGTATCTCCGTGCCTATTTGTGCAACTGCGGTCGTCACTGCTCGCGGTCTATGCAGCACCGAGTGAGCGTGCCCGAACTCTACGCACCCTCGAATTCGGCGATCAAGTATACCTTTCTTCTCCAAGGGATCACTCGCACCATGGCGTGTGGTTGGAGGTGTTGCACCCGTTTGCCGGGTTCATCCGAAATACGGTTAAGGGCGAGCCTCTTTTCGACTCGTATGCTTCGGATGAGTGCATGGCCAGCATCGGTAGCCTAACCAGGGTACTGGATCGTGCAGGGAAGCAAGTGCGCCGTGACATTTCTTGA
- a CDS encoding glucose 6-phosphate N-acetyltransferase, putative codes for MSSSIVIRDLETRDLGEVLELLSHLTSAPALSQEELEQLHARRVLAGVRTRVAVSSTTQKILGTASLVVEPKFTRGGKCVGHVEDVVTHPDCRGQGIGRELLSDLVEVARSSYCYKVVLNCTDEMVAYYSKAGFRKCENQMRMNIAPQ; via the coding sequence ATGAGTAGTTCTATCGTCATTCGAGATCTGGAGACGCGTGATTTGGGAGAAGTGCTAGAGTTGCTTAGCCACCTCACGTCTGCCCCTGCGCTTTCGCAAGAAGAGCTGGAGCAGTTGCACGCTCGCCGCGTGCTTGCAggggtgcgcacacgcgttgcagTTTCTTCCACGACGCAGAAGATTCTAGGAACCGCCTCTCTCGTTGTGGAGCCAAAGTTCACGCGCGGTGGAAAGTGCGTGGGCCACGTGGAGGATGTGGTGACCCACCCTGACTGTCGCGGTCAGGGCATTGGCCGCGAGTTGCTTAGCGAcctggtggaggtggcgaggTCGAGCTATTGCTACAAGGTGGTCCTGAATTGCACGGATGAAATGGTCGCCTATTACTCCAAAGCCGGCTTTAGAAAATGTGAGAATCAGATGCGTATGAACATTGCACCCCAATGA